The following proteins are encoded in a genomic region of Labilithrix sp.:
- a CDS encoding RNA polymerase sigma factor, producing the protein MGAGSHHAPLAPAAMISGPALVASSRDERVRAMLAQHFDFIWRSLRRLGLSADRADDAAQQVFLVAAGRIDDVPPASERSFLFGTALRVASDIRRSAAYRREIPHADAGDDLPGGPRPDEIIEQKDARAVLDRILDAMELDLRTVFVLYEIEEMTTSEIATLLEIPSGTVASRLRRAREEFKARLEKLRAKGAVT; encoded by the coding sequence ATGGGCGCCGGCTCCCATCACGCACCGTTGGCTCCCGCTGCGATGATCTCCGGACCCGCGCTCGTGGCCTCGAGCCGCGACGAGCGCGTCCGCGCGATGCTCGCGCAGCACTTCGACTTCATCTGGCGCTCGCTCCGCCGGCTCGGCCTCAGCGCCGATCGCGCCGACGACGCCGCGCAGCAGGTCTTCCTCGTCGCGGCGGGCAGGATCGACGACGTCCCGCCCGCGAGCGAGCGGAGCTTCCTCTTCGGGACCGCGCTGCGCGTGGCGTCCGACATCCGCCGGAGCGCCGCGTATCGGCGCGAGATCCCCCACGCCGACGCCGGCGACGACCTCCCCGGCGGACCCCGCCCCGACGAGATCATCGAGCAGAAGGACGCCCGCGCCGTCCTCGACCGGATCCTCGACGCGATGGAGCTCGACCTCCGCACCGTGTTCGTCCTCTACGAGATCGAGGAGATGACGACGTCCGAGATCGCGACGCTGCTCGAGATCCCGAGCGGGACCGTCGCTTCGCGCCTCCGTCGAGCGCGCGAGGAGTTCAAGGCACGCCTCGAGAAGCTGCGCGCGAAAGGAGCCGTGACGTGA